The genomic interval AATGGCTGCCTTTTCCTTGTTTGCTATTTGCGCCTGGCTAGATTCTCTGCGATCTGAGCCAGTGACTGCAGGTTGCACCGAACGATGGTGTCCACGAACACACACGTGTCATCTTTGGTGTTCCCCGGCGGTACGTCGACCACGTACGATTCCACCACCACCGTTCCGTTCCCGGCTGTCGAAGGATGGAGGGTCGTCACCGACCTGTAGTTGGCTAGTCGATGGTCTCCACCGACGACGCTGAAGCTGAGAACGTGACGCTCGTCGTCAAGGATCTCCAGCCGTTCGGTGCTCCTGCCCGCGGGGAGTCCCGAGATGACGTGGATTTCACGGAGGGTACCAACCTCACCATCCCCAACGATGACGTGACAGCTCTTGACGAAGTGCTTGTAAGCCTGGGGGTTATCGAAGCGGCGGACCACGGACCAAACAGTGGAGACGGGAGCAGCGATCTGCTGGACGACGGCTGAACAGCACTGGTTGGGGCCAACAGGGTGAGTGTGGTGACGAGCAACGGTGTCAGGGACGGGCGTGGTGCATGTCAAAGGATACCGCTTTTGGCAAAACATGGAGGAATTATCAGCGGTCGCTGTCGTCGTAGTGGTGGTGGAGTTAGTGTTGGGGGTGGTGTTGTTGATTCTGTGAAGCAAGAGCGATGACTTGGGAGGATTCACAGGCATTTTCCCTCTGCTGCCGTGATGGGTGTTTGATAGTATCAATTTAGTGAGCAAAGGGGGAAGGAACAGAGTGTGTATATATACGAGTGGAGAGGGAAGGAGAGATGGGGGTTAGTCGCTTTCCAACTGGGAAGAGGAGGGTTTTCCAGTGGGTGACGTTATGAACAGAGAGAGAGGGGAGGGAAGGAGGTGGGTGGGTTGGATTTTCTAAAGACCGAGAGGGGTTTATGAAAGTTCATGTGGAGGGTAATAAATTAGGGCCTAGTTGCTCCTCTTCAACTTACCAAATTCTCCCTATGTTCCATTCCTTTGAGATTACCAAGCTACCCCAGCACatctcttttcttcattttgatttttaaccttttctttttataaatttgactgtattatataaattttaaatgaaatacgaTCGTAGAAATTAGATATAGTATAGTAGTAACGGTTAAAGATGACATTGGGAAGTAACAAAACTAACAAATTGACCAATTAGTTACTACTTCTAATTCACTTTGTCTTTGGCATTTCAGAATGAGCTAGGTGATCATTGGTTCCATTTTGGAATCACTGTACTCCTACTCCTACTTGATTagacaaaagagaagaaaggtgAAAAAGTTAACACATTTCCCAGCCCAAGACAAAAGTGTCCAAGATAGGCTAAAAAATGGGAACTTGTCTCAAGCAACCATGACCATTTGCATGATACAAATTTGATAAGTGGTCCAATGGGCACCTAGCAAccaatagaaataaaaaaaaaagaaagaaagaaagaagaaaggggtCCAAGAGATGgataaaatgtaattattgAAAGAGATCCATGATGTTTGGTGTGGTCCAACTGAGATTGATAGTTGCAGTAaatgtttcaaactcatttaaCCCACCATCCATCTCTCGAGAAGTGAAGCAACAatagaacaaagagaaaaagctacAGCAGAGAGAGCTGCTGGTTCTGGTTTTGCATTGCAACGTAGCAGAAAAAGGTC from Theobroma cacao cultivar B97-61/B2 chromosome 5, Criollo_cocoa_genome_V2, whole genome shotgun sequence carries:
- the LOC18597464 gene encoding abscisic acid receptor PYL4 gives rise to the protein MPVNPPKSSLLLHRINNTTPNTNSTTTTTTATADNSSMFCQKRYPLTCTTPVPDTVARHHTHPVGPNQCCSAVVQQIAAPVSTVWSVVRRFDNPQAYKHFVKSCHVIVGDGEVGTLREIHVISGLPAGRSTERLEILDDERHVLSFSVVGGDHRLANYRSVTTLHPSTAGNGTVVVESYVVDVPPGNTKDDTCVFVDTIVRCNLQSLAQIAENLARRK